A window from Malania oleifera isolate guangnan ecotype guangnan chromosome 7, ASM2987363v1, whole genome shotgun sequence encodes these proteins:
- the LOC131160139 gene encoding mediator of RNA polymerase II transcription subunit 31 translates to MTSNKESGEILDTSSSPRNIYKDPDDGRQRFLLELEFVQCLANPTYIHYLAQNRYFEDEAFIGYLKYLQYWQRPEYIKFIMYPHCLFFLGLLQNVNFRNAMAHPGNKELAHRQQFYFWKNYRNNRLKHILPRPLPEAAAAPPASVPPAPPMPPATIAVTATPATVATPASAPVIPPMQFAIPAGSTLAKNDMRSSSIDRRKRKKEV, encoded by the exons CCCAAGAAACATATATAAAGATCCAGATGATGGGCGGCAAAGGTTTTTGCTTGAATTGGAATTTGTGCAGTGTCTTGCTAATCCCACCTACATCCATT ATCTAGCTCAGAACCGTTATTTTGAAGATGAGGCTTTCATTGGCTACTTGAAATACCTTCAATATTGGCAGCGACCGGAGTACATAAAATTTATCAT GTATCCACATTGCCTATTCTTTCTTGGACTTCTTCAAAATGTGAACTTCCGCAATGCAATGGCACATCCAGGGAACAAG GAATTGGCACATAGGCAACAATTCTATTTCTGGAAGAACTATAGAAACAACAGGTTGAAGCATATTTTACCGAGGCCCCTTCCTGAGGCTGCTGCTGCACCCCCAGCTTCAGTTCCACCTGCACCACCCATGCCACCTGCTACAATTGCTGTCACTGCTACTCCTGCCACTGTGGCCACCCCTGCTTCTGCTCCAGTCATTCCTCCCATGCAATTTGCCATTCCTGCTGGATCAACACTAGCAAAGAATGACATGAGGAGTAGTAGTATTGATCGAAGAAAGAGAAA GAAAGAAGTATGA